ACCCAAAATCGATCTGTCCACGTCGAAACGCTTAACGTTCTATTTCCAAAATCCCGCGTGTTACACAGCGGAATATCGACGGACAGCAAAGCGGTTACGGTGTATTCGGACGTTCTATGGATGGCTCGCTGGTGTCATTATTTTAAATCTCTTTTAAGGTTTTTTAACTATGGGTCATCGTTTCGGCAAAACGGGTCTTATCGAACCGCAAGGAAAATTAAAAAAAGGAACGAGAAAATGTCAGATAAACCAAGGCCTTACACAGGATTGGAAGACCAGCTTATCCTGCGAGACCATCTCGCTGCGGATCGGACTATCCTCGCGAATGAGCGAACCTTCCTCGCCTATATCCGTACGGCACTGACGCTATTCGTTGCTGGTTTATCTTTCGTCCATCTCAAAATTTTTGAATCACGCATTTTTGAGGCGATCGGTATCATCTTCATCTTGCTCGGCATTGCGACCTTCTTCGTTGGACTCTTCAGATACAAACGGATGCAAGCACTGATTCACAAGATTAAACAGGAAGAATTAAAAGAATTAGGAGAAAAAGACGCAATATGAAAATAAGAGAGGTTGTTGTAACAGGTCAGAACCAAGTGGAGCTGCAGACTGCCGATATAGATGCACCGGTGCTCGCTTCCAACGAATTGCTGATAGACACAGAATACACTTTTATCAGTAGTGGTACAGAACTCGCAAATTATACAGGGAGAGAACCGAAGGTCTTCCAGAAGGGTGCATGGTGTGAATACCCGTGGCGTTCTGGTTATGCGAATGTCGGCATCGTACATGAAGTCGGTGCAGGGGTCAACCGTGCAGCACCCGGCGATCGGGTTTTCACTTATGGACGGCACGCTTCAACGATTCGATATTCACAAGATCGGCTGGTCGCGCCTGTCAGAGAAGCAGTAGATCCGGCTGTCGTTGCAGCATCACGGATGGCAGGCGTTGCAATGACGGCGATTATTGTCGGGGAGATTGGGACGAACCCGTGGGTCGTTGTTTTTGGATTAGGGCTTGTTGGAAATCTGGCATCACAGATGTTTCAGATTCACGGATGCCGTGTAATTGGTGTAGATCCGGTGGCAGAGAGACAGAAACTTGCACAGCGGTGTGGGATTCGTCATACCGTCGGTGGCGATGCTGACGAAGCACAAGCACACGTTGAAGAAATTACGGGTGGTGAGCTTGGCAATATCACTGTTGATGCAGTCGGACATAGTGGTGTCGTTATGCAGGCACTCCGTGCTACCGCTAATCATGGGCAACTCATCATCCTTGGTTCACCGCGCGTTGAAGTCCAAGGAAACCTGACTGATTTGCTCTCCGAAACGCATCTACGATGGATTACCATCCGTGGCGCATTGGAATGGTGTGTGCCGATGTATCCAGACATCGGGAACCGAACCTCTCAATGGAGCAAACAGCAAACTATCTTTGACTGGATGGCACGCGGGCAATTGCACGTTGAACCTTTAATCTCACACCGCCTCAAACCTGAACAGATTAAACAGGCTTACGACGGTCTTCTCAATGAACCGAATGTATACACAGGCGTTGTTTTGGATTGGTCTTCTTCGTCTTAACTTGGTAGAGAGAAATTATTATGGAAAAAACAGAACTGTTTCAGAATTGCATCCAATCTGAGTTACCTCCGGGACTCAAATCAAGGTTCGATAAAAAGCAGGTGATGGCTATTACGTTCTCGCCAGACGGCACCCGGCTCGCTGCGGGCGGTGATGGACGTATCTGGATATACGACACAGCCAGCGGCGCGCAATTCGCGATGCTCTCAGGTTATACAGAACACATGCGGGCATTGGCATTTGCGCCAGATAACTCTCTGCTCGCCAGTGGGAGTGAAGATAATACGCTCCGACTTTGGGATACTGCCACCGCTCGAGAAGTGCTAACACTGGCTGGGGATTCCAATCTGGTGAACGCATTAGCATCATCTTCACCGGATGGCGTTCCGCTTCCCGGATGGGATCAACGCACAGAACGGTTGCTTGCATCCTCTACTGAAGCACCGGGGCGAATTAGGAGTTTGGCATTTTCGCCAGATGGTACAACGCTCGCCAGTGGGAGTGCGGATGGCAAGATTCGCTTATGGGAAGTTGAAACGGGCAGGATGCTCTCCACCTTTTCAGCACACGATGGACTTGTGTTGGCGTTGGCGTTTTCACCACAGAATGAAGTATTGGCAAGCGGTGGTTCGGACACGCTTGTTCGGGTGTGGAATTTGGAAAGTAAACATCTCCTCTCCATTCTAAGAGGGCATACCGATTCAGTCAATGCGTTAGCTTTCTCTGGTGACGGTGAACTGCTTGTAAGCGGCGGGCGAGATAACTACATTCAGTTATGGGATGTAGATGACGGTAGCACTATGTCTATGTTCCCCGTACAGGAAGGCACCATTCGGGAATTGACTTTTTCAACGGACGATGCAAAACTTATATATACGACCCAGGACGGTGTGCTTCTCGTAAGGGAACGATGAAGTCACAAAAAAGAAAAGATCCTAACGCTCGAATTCATTTGAGGATAAACGACAACACATAATTGCTGAACCTGCAGGAGGATTCGGCTTTTTTGTTTTCGTGCTGCAAAAGTTGCTTCTTCTATCTTTTTAAGGTTGGAAGGTTTCTATAAGGATAAACAGCAAAGTCCATGAACTGCCCCTGAAAGGAGAAAGCAATGAAACTGAGAGGATCCCTCCGCGAACGTATTCGATGGTGCAAGAGCGATAGGCTGCCCGGACAAACCTTCAAAAGAAAGAAATGGATTTTCGTGTTAATTGCGTTGATCTGCGCCGCATTTGATGTGCTCCTACTCTACATTGCAGATAAAACCATATTCATATTGCTAAGGAATGCCCCGTATTAACCTAAGAAATATGCCCAAGAATACACGCATCTTGCTACTTTCAGAAAGGATCCCCACCAGAAATGGCAGGATGCCATTGACGCTATTGCGTTTTCACCGGATGGACAAACGCTTGCCAGTACAGGCAAGCGTTGGCGGAATACGATTTTTATCTGGGATGTGGAAAATCGTCGGCCGCTCACTACCATTACGGAACCGTACACTTATGGGATATAACAGGAAGAACAAAAAGTGAACAGACAAAGGAGGAATAACAGTGATTGGTCTCTCTTATCATGCGGGTGGGATGAAAGACATCCCTCTACAAGAAGTTATCACGATCCTCGCCGATGCAGGCTACGATGCAATCGAGATGATGTGCGGACCAGAAGCGCATATCCCCTCCGGCGAAGTCACTGACGGTTTGCTCAAAGAGGTCAAAACTATGGTAAGCGACAGCGGCTTAAAGGTCTCTGTCATCAATCCGTTTACCGGAGGAGGTCTATACCAATTGGCAGTAGAGGATCAACAAGGAGCCGTAGACCATTACGCTCTTCTTCAAGATGTAGCAGTCGCCCTTGGAGCAGGTGGTGTTAACTTCCTCACTGGATATGGCGGTGAAAACGGCGACCCGTTCGCATGGCGACTCCTCGTTGATGTACTGAAACCGATCTGTCAACGTGCCGAGGAACTCGGTATCACAATGAATATCCACAATCATGAAGCAACGACAATTGATTCCTCTTCAAAAGTGACGCTTCTGATTGAACACGTCGGATCTGACGCGCTGAAGTCTCTGAACGACATTACCAATTTCTATCATCTCGGTGAGGACATCGCTGAAGTTACCGAAAAGCTGGGACCGCTCACGACGCACTGTCATGTAAAAGGTGTGACAGGCATGTACCCTTACAGCACCTTTCTGATTCCGGGTGAGGAGGGAGATGAATTGGATTTTCGGACCTTTGCGGAGAGTTTGGGGAAAGTCGGTTACGATAAGTATATCTCGGTGGAAACATTTCCGCACATGCGGATGGAGAAGGCACAAATTGCTCACGATATGATGGCTGGGACATTGAAGGAATTGGGTTTGAGATAAATACAGAACAGGTATTGAGACATGGAAGGATAGGAAACCTACCCCTATGTCCCTCTGCATGTAGGGGCAGGTCTTGTGCCTGCCCTTTCAATTCCACAAGCAAACGGATTTTGCCCCGTTTCAAGATTCATCAGTTTCCAACGCTTTGATACCGGGCCAGTCTCGCCACATATCTTTGTTTGGCGGCTCTTCCTGAGTTTGCTCTAATTCTATCTTGCGAAAGTCATACAGGACTGCCTGCCGAATCTGCCGTGAATAGTTATGACCAGCAGCATGTCCGATGCGATGATGCCAGAAGACGACATCTCCCGCGTTGCCGTAGCATTCAACGCCTGGTCCTCTGCTGATGCGCTCACGGTCAACATCATACTGTGGTGTTGGCTCGTTTTTGTATTGGGAGTGGTAATCGTAATAGAAGACTTGATGGCTCCCGGGCCAGACAGTAAACCCACCACCTTCGGGTGGCACGTCGTCAATATAACCGACAGCACCGAGATGAAACGGATGCGCGTCTACATGACACCCAATTGACTTTTTGGGAACATCACCGTAAGGAAGCGTACAATAGATACCACGCACACGGTCGGGTTGCACTAAATTCCCTTTACCCAAAAGCTGCTCTGCCATCCGCCAGACGTTTGGGTTAGTCGCGAGCAATTGGACCATCCAATCTTCACCACCCGGCTCACGGAAATTCCAACGGAACCCTCGGCGATTATTGTCTTTGTCAACGTTTTCTTCTTCAGAGGTGAAGGGACCGATCCAAGTTTCAGGGTCATCACGTCTGCGTCCTTCAGGTGCACCGTCCCAAAGCCTTGTCCGTGCCCGTTCCATCAATTCAGGGTTAAGGACGTTCCGTTTCACTAAGTAACCCTCTGTTTTGAAAAATTCAATGTCCTTCTGTGTAAGTTCAACCATTGTCCTATATCCTTCTTCATTGAAGTCGCACAAGGTGTGCTGATGGGAATGTTTACGATATACAAATATGTTAAAAAGGATTAAAAGCCAACTCTCTAACCGATGTTAAAGAATTTTAAAGACATTTAACGATTTTTTCAAGGAAAAGTAACAAATTTTTCGTATTTGACATTACTTTTAAAGTTGGAGAAGGTGAAATTGGGAACTTTACCAGTGAAGATGGGAAAATTCGCTGAAAACGACGACATTTGACAACACTGCGCATTTCTACTATAATTAAACGCATGCCAAGACTCATAATTGCCCTACTGCTAACGCTCTCATATCCAACACTTCTCCTTGCACATCCAGAAGGAACAGGTGATCACGTTGTTGAAGCCTACCGAATTGTAGGCGAGCCACCGAAAATTGATGGGATATTAGACGATCAGGCGTGGCAGCAGGCAGAACCGCGCAGCGGTTTTATTCAACTCGAACCGGCGCGCGGTAGTCCCGCAACCGACGACACAGAATTCCGCATCGCTTACGATGTGCATAACCTCTACGTCGCATTCCGATGTTACGATGCTGAACCCAACAAAATCATCAATCGACTAACGCGACGTGGCGATGTTTATGCCTCGGATGTCATCTCTTTCTTCATTGACCCACATCACGATCATCGCACAGGCTATAAATTCGCCACAAACCCAGCGGGTGTCCAAAGTGATAACTATCGGTATGAGGATACGCAACGCGACAGCAACTGGAAAGGGATCTGGTGGGTTGAAAGCAATATTGATGAATCGGGTTGGAGTGCCGAGTTCAAAATCCCTTTCTCAAATTTCCGATTCACTGACAAACCGACACAGATTTGGGGTTTCGATGTGGAACGGGTAAACCGCCGGAAAAGCGAAGTCACTGTGTGGAAACAGTTAACACAGGCGGGTGTCGTCACGCGGATGTCCGATTTAGGGCACATCGTAGATATCCAAGGTATTGAGACCGGAAAGAACTTTGAAATTTCGCCCTATCTTTTAGGCGGCGGTATGGATGATGCCGATACCAATTTAACTCGACAGTTGGGAACAGGTTTGGATGTGCAATACAGTCTCACGAGTGCTTTGAAGGCGAACGTCACTGTCAACCCTGATTTCGCACAGGTTGAAGCAGATCAATTGGAGATCAATTTGACCCGTTTTCCGACGCGCTTTCCAGAAAAACGCCCATTTTTTGTCGAGGGAAACAGTTTCTTTGAAACGCCATACAACCTGATGTTCAGCCGTCGGATCGGGAGTCGTGGCAATATTCTCTGGGGCAGTAAACTTACCGGGAAAGTTGGGAACTATTCCATTGGTGTCTTGGGAAATCAAACCGGCGAATTCGGTTTTTCCGACACTACTTCATCTGGAAAAGAGGAGGCATGGTTTTCTGCAATCCGTGTTAAACGCGATATCCTCAAACGTTCAAACGTCGGAATTCTATTCGTGAATAAGGAACAATCCGGCAGTGACCCTTGGGAACACAGTCGAGTGGGCGGTATTGATATGAACCTCGCCCTGGGCAAGACTTATCACCTCACCGGACAATATGCGGGTAGCTTTCATCCGGGCGAGGATAGCGATAACTTTGCCTATACTGTTGACTTCGCACAACGCAACTATCTTTGGAGCAGCGGTATTGGATTTGAACGGGTCGCGCCACACTTTGAAATCAATCAGACAGGGTTTCTACGGAAAGAACGAAACCGTGGCTGGCAGCGTGTTTACATGCGCTCCTCTTATTCTCCACATTGGGGCAATCATCAATTTTTTTCTGGCGTAACTGCCCGCCTTTCGCAAAGCCTCTACACACCAGCGTATTTTACTGAATGGGGGCTGCGGAACCCAGACTTGTCTCTCTCACCTGAATTCGATGAAGACCTGCTCAGATGGAGTGCAGGTGCGGACATCGGGATGGACTTCAGGGAAATCCTCTTAGATGATATTAATGTCTATTATTTCCGAAGTCGGGAAGTTGAACTCACTGAAGTGTTTACAGCAGACAGATACGGGTTTGAGATTGACACCAACTCCACATATCCAATTGCTTTCGGGATCGCTGTAGATTTCGCAGACTATTTTAACTTCGGACGACAACAAGCAGGCAAACAACGGGGTCTCTCCTTTGAATCCACCTTACGACCACAAAGCAATTTTTCCATAGAATTAGACAGCAGCTACGCGCAGAGCCTTGATTTAGAAGGTGCCATTGACGGCAGATTTTTCGTTAGTTCGCTGCGTGCGACATACCTATTCACACGTGAATCATTTCTCCGAATGTTTGCACAGGCGAGCAGGGCACGTCCACTATCTACCGAAATTCATGAGAGTTACCTACTCAGTCTTCTATTCGGGTGGGAATATAGCCCGAAAAGCCACTTTTTTATTGCATATAACGAGGCTTGGGGTGATGCTTTCATTGGTACGACCACTCGTCGTGAGTTACAGTTAGAAAACCGGGTCATTGTTGTTAAAGTAACGTATCTCTATAACCTGTGATAACGTGAGTTCAATATACGGGGCTGGTTCTCGTAAAACTGAAGCCTCTGCCTATACCAAGTTAAAAATTGTAAAAAGAATCAAGGTGTGATATAATAAAGCCATGAAAGATTTTATACTGCTATTCTTCAATGTTCTATTAACGGTAATAGGACAAATCCTGTTCAAACACGGCATGAATATGGTAGGTCGTGTCAATAGCGTTCAGGACGCGTTGGGGAAACTGACACAGGCGTTTCTTAACCCTTATGTCCTCAGTGGGATTGCAATATACGGTTTCACAACGCTCGTGTGGCTGGTTATTCTGTCACGTGTTAAACTGAGTATAGCATATCCGATGCTAAGCTTCGGGTATGTCCTGTCAATTCTGTTTTCTTGGATGCTGTTCAAGGAATCCATCCCCAAGACCCGCATAATAGGTGCTTTGATTATCTGTATCGGTGTCTACCTCGTTGCACAAGGAGAGTCTTAGTCAATGGCAGAACCAGTAAATGTTCATACTGGACCCAATACGCAAGGTGAACCTGCTCCCGCCCGTTCCTTTGTTGCGATGATATTATCCGCAATTCTACCGGGACTCGGTCAGCTATATTTGGGACAATCCGCAAAAGGGATTATTATCCTTATCGTTTTTGCTTCTGCACTCGGTATTTTTTACGTCAATTCACTACCGATAACGGAATGGAGCGATTTAATGCGGTTTAAACCTGCCGCGAAAGAGAACCTTACATCAGACAGCGCAGGGAATTCTGTGGGACAGGAGTCTTACGCAATTCACATTTGGACGTTTGACGATGGAGAAAAGTTGATGTATCGTCCTTCTTGGAAATTGAAAATCAGCGCGTCCATTCAAGGGATTTTATGTTGGTTCTATGCAGTTGGAGACGGATGGCGAGGTAGGCGCAGGATTAGAAAATGAAGATTGGGAGACTGGAAGATTGGAAGATTGGAAGAAAATAATAATTCAATGCGGAATTCTCCTCCTTGTCTTGGTAATTGGGTGCCAAAATGATACAGCAGTCCTGAAAAAGAGTGAAGAACTCTTGAACGCTGGAACCCCACAAGATGCGGTGGTGGAACTGGAGGCTTTTATAGAAACAGCACCCGAGGAACCGAAGGCGCGGATGTTGCTCGGGAAAGCCTACAATGACTTGGGACGTTACAATGATGCCGTTACCGAGTTACGAAAAGCCTCACAACTCTACGCCGCACAACCGGAAGAACGGATTACAGCACGGCTTGAGTTGGCGCGCACCTATTTAAGGTTCGGGGACAGAGACTCAGCCTTTCGAGTGCTCCGGCTTGTTCAGCGGAGTATGCCAGATCCCGAAGTCCTGCGTAAAATTATCGAACTTGTTGGCGACAGTTATCACGCAAAGCGACTGACCCGCGGCGATTCAGATAACTATTCACCCACCTTCTCACCAGACGGCACACAAATCGCCTTCGCATCGTTCCGACTCGACAACGGCGAAATCTATTTGATGGATCTAAGCGGACGCATCCAACGCCGTGTAACGTTCACAACAGATTTCAACGATAGTTCACCAGCATTCCTCACGGTTCCAAACTATCTGTTTTACAGCAGCGAACCGAAGTCCTCTCGTGAAGTTCAAGTTGTCATCCAAAGTAGTGGTTCCACACCGATCTATGCTGGCTTTTATGTGACACACATTCACAGCAAAATAACGCGATGCGTTTTGCCAGTAAGTTTTGGTGCCCGCGTGCCTCGCACGTCGCCTACTGGAGATTTGGTTGTTTATGAATCCAATGCTGACGGAAATTTGGAATTATACCTTCTCGATTTGGAGGGTACTGATCTCGCCCAACTTACCCCAGAAAGCATCAAACACAAACGCATCACCTTTAACGAAACCGATGACGGAAGCCCAACATTCTTCCCCGACGGGAAACGCATTATGTTTGTCTCATCGCGAAATGAAGTGAATCAACTTTACACTATAGGTATTGATGGGCAAAACGAGAAGCACTTCAATCCAAATCGTTACGATTGTTACAACCCCAGTGTGTCCCCTGACGGAAAAACAATTGCTTATGTCTCCGCAAGAGATGGCGATTGGGAAATTTATCTAATTGACGCAGATGGCAAAAATGAACGGCGAATAACCAACGACATCGGTAGATCTATTCAACCCACCTTTTCGCCTGACGGACGGCACCTCGCGTTTGTTTCCGACAGAAGCGATACTTTCCATATCTATCTGATGTCTCTGGACGAACCTGTTACGCGTGAGGATTTGGTTAAACGTTTGCAGTAGGGGCGAGGTTACCTTGCCCCTGCGCTTGGAGGTAAAATCAATATGCTTCAGGTAACCAAACCAGAAGGTTTCGGCAACATCCAACTGGAAGAAGTGCCGATACCGGAAATAAATGAGCACCAAGTTCGAGTGGAGACGGATACAACGTTGATTAGCCGCGGCTCCGAACTATTTCGACGATACATCCGAGAAGAGGCAGTCCCGCCCTCAATTATGGGATACTCACTCACAGGCACTGTGGATACTGTTGGGGCTGAGGTAACGAGCTATCAGGTTGGAGAACGCGTTATGGTCGTCGCACCGCATGCGCAATATGCTATCGCTGAGCCTAACGCAACTGAAGGACGTATTGTCCCGCTCCTTGACGGTGTCAGTTTTGAAGAGGGGACTTTTCTCCCACTCGCCACGAGTGCTGTCGCTTGGTCGGATTCGTCCGGCGTGAAAGCAGGAGACACTGTCGTTGTTTTGGGACAAGGCTTGGTAGGAAGCCTGATGATGCAGGTGTTACGCGGCTATAACCCAGCGCGGATTATTACCGTCGATGCGCTGCCGCTCCGATGCGAACTCTCAACGCAGCTTGGTGCTGATGTCGTCATAAACGCCGACGACGCAGACCCAGTTGAAGAAGTCCGCCGCCTTACCGATGGCAAAGGCGCAGATTTGGTCATAGATTGTGTCGGTGGATACGCTGGCATCAAATCCTTTGAACAGGCACAAGACATGACACGCCAGTTTGGTATCATCCAACTTATTGCGCTTTATCAACAAGCACCGCTCCCTTTACATTCCTCGAAAATAATGAGTAAACGTCTCGTCGCTGGTATCTTAACGGACGAACCCCGTTCACAGATCGCTGCACGCGCCTTGCAAAAGATACAAAACGGCGAGATCCGTGCGTCTGAGATGATCACCCACCGTTTCCACTACACCGAGGCGAAAGACGCGTTTGACCTCCTCTGGAATACGCCAGGTGATGCGCTCGGAGTCCTGATAAAATGGCAGTAGATGTCCCTTCACGAGAAGTTGAGTTTCGTACCGAATTACGCGGTATGCCGCTGACCTTTTCCGCAACGTGGGGTCTCTTCT
The Candidatus Poribacteria bacterium genome window above contains:
- a CDS encoding zinc-binding alcohol dehydrogenase, with product MKIREVVVTGQNQVELQTADIDAPVLASNELLIDTEYTFISSGTELANYTGREPKVFQKGAWCEYPWRSGYANVGIVHEVGAGVNRAAPGDRVFTYGRHASTIRYSQDRLVAPVREAVDPAVVAASRMAGVAMTAIIVGEIGTNPWVVVFGLGLVGNLASQMFQIHGCRVIGVDPVAERQKLAQRCGIRHTVGGDADEAQAHVEEITGGELGNITVDAVGHSGVVMQALRATANHGQLIILGSPRVEVQGNLTDLLSETHLRWITIRGALEWCVPMYPDIGNRTSQWSKQQTIFDWMARGQLHVEPLISHRLKPEQIKQAYDGLLNEPNVYTGVVLDWSSSS
- a CDS encoding DUF5916 domain-containing protein — encoded protein: MPRLIIALLLTLSYPTLLLAHPEGTGDHVVEAYRIVGEPPKIDGILDDQAWQQAEPRSGFIQLEPARGSPATDDTEFRIAYDVHNLYVAFRCYDAEPNKIINRLTRRGDVYASDVISFFIDPHHDHRTGYKFATNPAGVQSDNYRYEDTQRDSNWKGIWWVESNIDESGWSAEFKIPFSNFRFTDKPTQIWGFDVERVNRRKSEVTVWKQLTQAGVVTRMSDLGHIVDIQGIETGKNFEISPYLLGGGMDDADTNLTRQLGTGLDVQYSLTSALKANVTVNPDFAQVEADQLEINLTRFPTRFPEKRPFFVEGNSFFETPYNLMFSRRIGSRGNILWGSKLTGKVGNYSIGVLGNQTGEFGFSDTTSSGKEEAWFSAIRVKRDILKRSNVGILFVNKEQSGSDPWEHSRVGGIDMNLALGKTYHLTGQYAGSFHPGEDSDNFAYTVDFAQRNYLWSSGIGFERVAPHFEINQTGFLRKERNRGWQRVYMRSSYSPHWGNHQFFSGVTARLSQSLYTPAYFTEWGLRNPDLSLSPEFDEDLLRWSAGADIGMDFREILLDDINVYYFRSREVELTEVFTADRYGFEIDTNSTYPIAFGIAVDFADYFNFGRQQAGKQRGLSFESTLRPQSNFSIELDSSYAQSLDLEGAIDGRFFVSSLRATYLFTRESFLRMFAQASRARPLSTEIHESYLLSLLFGWEYSPKSHFFIAYNEAWGDAFIGTTTRRELQLENRVIVVKVTYLYNL
- a CDS encoding EamA family transporter, with the translated sequence MKDFILLFFNVLLTVIGQILFKHGMNMVGRVNSVQDALGKLTQAFLNPYVLSGIAIYGFTTLVWLVILSRVKLSIAYPMLSFGYVLSILFSWMLFKESIPKTRIIGALIICIGVYLVAQGES
- a CDS encoding DUF202 domain-containing protein translates to MSDKPRPYTGLEDQLILRDHLAADRTILANERTFLAYIRTALTLFVAGLSFVHLKIFESRIFEAIGIIFILLGIATFFVGLFRYKRMQALIHKIKQEELKELGEKDAI
- a CDS encoding phytanoyl-CoA dioxygenase family protein; amino-acid sequence: MVELTQKDIEFFKTEGYLVKRNVLNPELMERARTRLWDGAPEGRRRDDPETWIGPFTSEEENVDKDNNRRGFRWNFREPGGEDWMVQLLATNPNVWRMAEQLLGKGNLVQPDRVRGIYCTLPYGDVPKKSIGCHVDAHPFHLGAVGYIDDVPPEGGGFTVWPGSHQVFYYDYHSQYKNEPTPQYDVDRERISRGPGVECYGNAGDVVFWHHRIGHAAGHNYSRQIRQAVLYDFRKIELEQTQEEPPNKDMWRDWPGIKALETDES
- a CDS encoding WD40 repeat domain-containing protein, whose protein sequence is MEKTELFQNCIQSELPPGLKSRFDKKQVMAITFSPDGTRLAAGGDGRIWIYDTASGAQFAMLSGYTEHMRALAFAPDNSLLASGSEDNTLRLWDTATAREVLTLAGDSNLVNALASSSPDGVPLPGWDQRTERLLASSTEAPGRIRSLAFSPDGTTLASGSADGKIRLWEVETGRMLSTFSAHDGLVLALAFSPQNEVLASGGSDTLVRVWNLESKHLLSILRGHTDSVNALAFSGDGELLVSGGRDNYIQLWDVDDGSTMSMFPVQEGTIRELTFSTDDAKLIYTTQDGVLLVRER
- a CDS encoding sugar phosphate isomerase/epimerase, which codes for MIGLSYHAGGMKDIPLQEVITILADAGYDAIEMMCGPEAHIPSGEVTDGLLKEVKTMVSDSGLKVSVINPFTGGGLYQLAVEDQQGAVDHYALLQDVAVALGAGGVNFLTGYGGENGDPFAWRLLVDVLKPICQRAEELGITMNIHNHEATTIDSSSKVTLLIEHVGSDALKSLNDITNFYHLGEDIAEVTEKLGPLTTHCHVKGVTGMYPYSTFLIPGEEGDELDFRTFAESLGKVGYDKYISVETFPHMRMEKAQIAHDMMAGTLKELGLR
- a CDS encoding zinc-binding dehydrogenase → MLQVTKPEGFGNIQLEEVPIPEINEHQVRVETDTTLISRGSELFRRYIREEAVPPSIMGYSLTGTVDTVGAEVTSYQVGERVMVVAPHAQYAIAEPNATEGRIVPLLDGVSFEEGTFLPLATSAVAWSDSSGVKAGDTVVVLGQGLVGSLMMQVLRGYNPARIITVDALPLRCELSTQLGADVVINADDADPVEEVRRLTDGKGADLVIDCVGGYAGIKSFEQAQDMTRQFGIIQLIALYQQAPLPLHSSKIMSKRLVAGILTDEPRSQIAARALQKIQNGEIRASEMITHRFHYTEAKDAFDLLWNTPGDALGVLIKWQ